The following proteins are encoded in a genomic region of Melopsittacus undulatus isolate bMelUnd1 chromosome 8, bMelUnd1.mat.Z, whole genome shotgun sequence:
- the SPC25 gene encoding kinetochore protein Spc25 isoform X2: protein MANVKGEDEIAFFEREIEEFCTELQSIVSEQITQSRALRDSCKEFIKALSEKWSEKLKEMDLMIDKIQEYSNEMLQLNQCISENEGHLTEINSMLNQEKQQNKDLTDSIQQIKEQMKKETSNPKNIEERKKQLSKLKTFYEERLGLEIRRTHNEQLQFIFRHIDHKDPDKPYACTFSINEQGDYEV, encoded by the exons ATGGCcaatgtaaagggagaagatGAAATAGCTTTCTTCGAAAGAGAAATAGAAGAGTTTTGCACTGAATTACAAAGCATTGTGAGTGAACAAATCACTCAGAGTCGAGCGCTGAGAGATTCATGCAAGGAATTCATAAAAGCACTCTCAG AGAAATGGTctgagaagctgaaagaaatggACCTGATGATTGATAAAATTCAGGAGTATAGCAATG agatgctccagctgaACCAATGCATATCGGAAAATGAAGGGCACTTGACAGAAATAAATTCTATGCTTAatcaagaaaagcagcaaaacaaggaCTTGACTGACAGCATCCAACAGATTAAAGAACAGATGAAGAAGGAAA CTTCTAATCCCAAAAACattgaagagagaaaaaaacaactatcCAAGTTGAAAACATTCTATGAAGAGAGGCTTGGACTGGAGATACGCAGAACGCACA ATGAACAATTACAGTTTATATTCAGACACATTGACCACAAAGATCCTGACAAACCATATGCGTGTACCTTTTCCATAAATGAACAAGGAGATTATGAAG tCTAA
- the SPC25 gene encoding kinetochore protein Spc25 isoform X1 yields MANVKGEDEIAFFEREIEEFCTELQSIVSEQITQSRALRDSCKEFIKALSEKWSEKLKEMDLMIDKIQEYSNEMLQLNQCISENEGHLTEINSMLNQEKQQNKDLTDSIQQIKEQMKKETSNPKNIEERKKQLSKLKTFYEERLGLEIRRTHNEQLQFIFRHIDHKDPDKPYACTFSINEQGDYEVTSCNPPLDCIAELQLKVRETNNFSVMVANIRKAFVALSCKQST; encoded by the exons ATGGCcaatgtaaagggagaagatGAAATAGCTTTCTTCGAAAGAGAAATAGAAGAGTTTTGCACTGAATTACAAAGCATTGTGAGTGAACAAATCACTCAGAGTCGAGCGCTGAGAGATTCATGCAAGGAATTCATAAAAGCACTCTCAG AGAAATGGTctgagaagctgaaagaaatggACCTGATGATTGATAAAATTCAGGAGTATAGCAATG agatgctccagctgaACCAATGCATATCGGAAAATGAAGGGCACTTGACAGAAATAAATTCTATGCTTAatcaagaaaagcagcaaaacaaggaCTTGACTGACAGCATCCAACAGATTAAAGAACAGATGAAGAAGGAAA CTTCTAATCCCAAAAACattgaagagagaaaaaaacaactatcCAAGTTGAAAACATTCTATGAAGAGAGGCTTGGACTGGAGATACGCAGAACGCACA ATGAACAATTACAGTTTATATTCAGACACATTGACCACAAAGATCCTGACAAACCATATGCGTGTACCTTTTCCATAAATGAACAAGGAGATTATGAAG TGACTTCCTGTAATCCTCCTCTGGACTGTATTGCAGAGCTCCAGCTCAAAGTGAGAGAAACTAACAATTTTTCTGTGATGGTTGCCAACATCAGGAAAGCTTTTGTGGCTTTATCTTGTAAACAGTCTACATGA